The Fibrobacterota bacterium genome contains the following window.
GGTATTGCCGGCGTTGGCGAAGACCGCCAGGGCGGGCACCACGGTGCCGATCTCGAAGGTGGGAAACAGGCGTTGCTCGGCCTCGATGAGGATGCGCGCCTGGCCCGCGTAGTAGAAACTGGGGTAGCCGTTGAGCCCGTTGTCCTCGCCCAGCAGCACTTGCTGCGATTGCTCCGAGGCGAAAAAATGGTTCCAGGTCACCGCCAGGAAGGACGAGGTGAGGTAGACGGGTTTCCATTGCATCTCGCCGAAGGCGGAGGCGTATCCGTCGTCGAAGCCGCTCGGGCCCACGAAGTAGTGCATGGAAGCGCTGGTGTTCATGAAGAAGGAGTCCCACCAGGCATCGTTGAAAACGGCCGTATGGCTCAGGTACCAATCGTCGTTGCGGGCGCCGAGCCAAGATTGGTCCTTGGCCGCCTTGGTGGTCAGGCGCCAGCCCGTTTCCAAGGTCTCGCTCCATTTCAGGTTGTTGAAGTTCTGCACGGTCTTGTAGTCATATTGGTAAACCGAAAGCGAGAGGCCCAGCAGGTAATCATGGCGTTCGTAAGGATAAAGCCCCGAGAGCGGCTCGCGTCCTGGGTGACCACGTGCTTGAATTGCGATTGGACGTGGTAGTCCCCGCCCAAATCCTTTGCCAAAGTATCAGGCAAGGAGGACAGCCGATTGGCGTCGAAGTACACGTATTCCGAAGTCTTATCGGCGGAGAAGGAGGATGAAAACGACCAGCGGCTGGTGCGCGATTCCAGCGGCTTGGACAAGGAGAAGAGGGTGGAGTAGCCGTCGGAAAGCCAGGCCGCATGGCTAGCGAAGCGCAAGCGGGCCGGGGTCAACGCGTTGTTGGCATAGTCCAGCCAACGCGTGTCCCGTATCTGATCATGCCCGACGAAAAAACCGAGCCTTTGCCCGGTCCCGAATAGATTGCTTTCCACCGGGCCCACCCAGTAGATCCATTCGCGTCCCAAGCGGTTGATGCTGAAGCCGGGCACCGTGGTCCATTGATCATAAGTGGTGACGATGATATGCGCGGTGCCGTCCTGCCAGCGCATCACTTCGATGATGGCATCGGCCAGGAATTCCTCTTGGCGCAGGGACTTCTCGGTCTCGAGCAATAGGCCCTTGGTAATCGTGTCCCCTTCCTTGAACAACAAGCGCCGCCTTATGGTTCCGGGCCGGCTTTCGATATGCAGCTTGTTGCCTACGTCATAGACCCATTGCTCGGCGTCGCTATGGGTGGCGCTGCCCTCGAAAGCGTCCTTGATGGACAATTGGATGGACCGCACCTGGGCGCTGAAGGTATCGGGAAGATCCTTCGCGCGGGTGAAGCCCTCGGCGGGCTGGAAGAAGCGATTGCTTTGGGCGGAGGCGGTCGGGGCGAAAAGGGCGAGGAGGGTTAACAACAGAAGGAAGGGCATTGCGCAGGAAGATAAAAAGTTGTGCCTCGGCGCGGCCGCCTATGTCGATCGGATCGGGGGAAGCGGGCCTATAAGCCGGGTTCTGTCTCAAGCGATCGGGCAAGCCCGATCGCTTGGGATGGCCATCCATCTGGGTCGGCGGTTGCCCGCCGCCTCGAGCGACCTACCCGGTGGCCGGCCGGAGCGGACCGCTCCAGGGACGGCGATCTTGCGAAAGCCCTCCTCGGCCACCCTATTTGGTCTTGCACCGGATGGGGTTTGCCCTGCCGTCCCCGTCGCCGGGAACGCGGTGAGCTCTTACCTCGCCATTTCACCCTTACTCGGGAACGGCCTTGCGGCCTTTTCCGAGCGGTATATTTTCTGTGGCACTTTCCGTCGCGTCGCCGCGCCTGGCCGTTAGCCAGCATCCCGTCCTATGGTGCCCGGACTTTCCTCCAGGATCAAACGGCGCGAGCCGAAGATCCCAGCGGCCATCCGGCCCGCTTCCCGATCCGATCAGGAGGGCGGACAAGATAGCAACTAGTTGCCGGGGACCTTCCCGGGGCCGGTCTTGCGACAAGGTTCCGACCGGATCGGTGCTACGTCCGGATCAGAGGTGTTCGGCGCCGAGGGGCGCGGGATTCGGCGCCGACTTCTTGAGGAGGGATTGGTACTGCTTGTCCGCCTTGAGGGCCTTCTCCAACGCCTTGCGCCGCTTTTCCTCGCCCGTCAGGCATTGCTTGGCGCGAGGCTGGGTGGCATAGCGATCATCGCAGGCCTTCTCGGCCGCGAACTTCTTTTCCATCAACGCCTGCACGGAAGGGTCGTTCATGTCGGCCCCATGCAGCTTGGCATCGTTCAGTTCGCGGTCCACGCGGGCGTAGGCCGAATCGGAGCGGCATTCCTTAAGGAACTTCGTCTTCTCCCGATCGCAGGCGCGGATCTCCTTCTTGTCGGAATCCGAAAGGATACGCCGCTGGATCACGCGCTGCAGGGAGTCGAGGCTATTGAGCACGGAAGGATCGACCGGGGTCGCCGTAGGCTGGGCGATGGCCGGAGCGGCGCAGAGAACGGCGCCGAGGGCGGAGAAGGCTAAGGCACACGCTAAGCGAAGGCGCATCGGATCTCCAAGGGAAGTTGACCGCAATATACTCGTCCCCGTATCAAAGCACCTTGGGAAACCGCCGCCGCGCCGCCAAGAAGCAAGCAGCCGACGCAGCCAGCAAAGCGGCCAGGGCCGAGGCCAAGACCAACGTCGAGCCGAAAAAAGCCGGCGAGAAAGCGGCCGCCAGGAAAAACAGTCCCAGCATGGCCAGGCTGGAGAGCTGCGCCGCGCCGCGTACCGACTCGGCGATGAGGGAAAGCAAGGTGGACAAGGCGCAGAGGAACAGGGCCAACGCCGGGGTCAAAACCATGGCCTTGATCAGGAGCGCGCCGAAACCGGGATAGGCGTAGCCTTGGGAAGCCAGCATGGCTCCCAGCGCCCCCTGCCCCAGCCAACCTACCAGCACGGGGAACGGCAAGATGCCGAGGATCTTCCCCCAGAACAACGGGCCGATGCCCACCGGCAGGCACATGAGTATCTCCAAGGTGTTGCGCTCTTTCTCGCCGGCGAAAGTATCGGCGCCGAGGGGAACGGCGGCGCTGGGGGCCAGTACGGCCAACATCAGCAACAGCGATCGGGCCAGCTCCAGGGTTTCCCGGGGCGAGCCTATGCGACCCCAAAGGGTAGCCGCTTGCAGTCCAAGCAAGATGAGAGGCGTAAGCAGGAAAGGCAGCAGGAAGCGCGGCTCCTTGAGGACGAGGCGCCACTCATGCCGGGCCATGCGCAATGCGTCGCCCATCAGGCCGCCCCCGTGAAACGCGCGTACGCATCGGCCAGGGTAGGACGGATCGGTTCCGCCGAGGCCAAGAGGAGACCGCGCTCCACCACCGCGCGCAACAGGGCGGGCATGCGATCGAAAAGGCCCTCGGCTTCCGCTTCCAGGGCCAGGGCATCGCCCGGGACGGTCGTAACGCGGGCGGAGAAGGCGGTCTCCATCCAGGCCCGGTCCGCCGCTTGGGCGGGGGCCGCGAAGCCCAGGCGGACCCGGGCAGGCCCCCCCGCGGCGCCCAGGATGGCCGCGCGTTCGCCGGCCGCCCGTAAAGCTCCCTGCGCCAGGAAACCGAAATGGGTCGCCACCGCTTCCATCTGCTCCAGGCGATGGGTGGCGACCAAGGCGGTGGCTCCGGCCTCCGCGAGGTAACGCCCAAGATACCCCAGCACCTCGCGCTGGGAATCGGGATCGAGATGATCCGTAGGCTCATCCCACAGGAGCAGCTCTGGCCGATGCAACAGGCTGCGCGCCAAGTGCAGCTTCTGGCGATTGCCTTGGGACAGTTTCCCGCAAGGCTTGCCATCGAGGGGAATGCCGAACTCCCGGCAAATCCCGTCGATGCGATCCCCGGCATCGGCCAAGCCGTAGAAGGAAGCGAAGAAGGACAAGTACTCGCGCGCGCTCAGGCGGCCGTACACGCCCGGGTTCTCGATCAACACCCCGAGGCGGGCCAAGCGGGAACGATCGCCCCCGTCCGACGACCCGAGTACGGCTATCGAC
Protein-coding sequences here:
- a CDS encoding ABC transporter permease subunit, with the translated sequence MGDALRMARHEWRLVLKEPRFLLPFLLTPLILLGLQAATLWGRIGSPRETLELARSLLLMLAVLAPSAAVPLGADTFAGEKERNTLEILMCLPVGIGPLFWGKILGILPFPVLVGWLGQGALGAMLASQGYAYPGFGALLIKAMVLTPALALFLCALSTLLSLIAESVRGAAQLSSLAMLGLFFLAAAFSPAFFGSTLVLASALAALLAASAACFLAARRRFPKVL
- a CDS encoding ABC transporter ATP-binding protein, yielding MTPTSLIEPRTTAPAIGIGAGAVSCRNLHVTFPGKTGPVEALGGVDLDIPKGSLFVLLGPNGAGKTTLMRCITGLVKPTSGSIAVLGSSDGGDRSRLARLGVLIENPGVYGRLSAREYLSFFASFYGLADAGDRIDGICREFGIPLDGKPCGKLSQGNRQKLHLARSLLHRPELLLWDEPTDHLDPDSQREVLGYLGRYLAEAGATALVATHRLEQMEAVATHFGFLAQGALRAAGERAAILGAAGGPARVRLGFAAPAQAADRAWMETAFSARVTTVPGDALALEAEAEGLFDRMPALLRAVVERGLLLASAEPIRPTLADAYARFTGAA